In Desulfuromonas thiophila, the DNA window ATAACGGGCCATGGAACCAGCGCGGTGTTGGTCCGTCTGACGGGCACCGCGATCCTGCTGCGGGGTCATGGCCGAGGGCCCGTGGTGATCAGAGCGAGTGAGCGCAGTTTTTGGCGCAATTGGCCAAAGGGGTCGGCCTGGCCGTCGAGCCAGTGAATGACCAGTCCCTGCCGCTCCATACGGCGAAACCAGGTTTCCTGCCGTTTGGCGAACTGGCCGATGGCCTGGCTGAGCTGCTGGCACAGCTCGGCAAAATCCAGCTGACCCTGCAGATGGCGGGCAACGAAGCGATATTCCAGACCGTAGAATTCCAGAGTCTGCCAGCTGACACCCTGGCGCTGTAGCTGGGCCACCTCGTCGATCAGGCCGTCGGCCAAGCGCTGGTGCAGGCGTTGGGCGATACGCTGGCGCAACAGCGGCCGGGGCCAGCGCAGGCCGAAAACCAGCGCGTGTGGCGGTTCAACCGGCAGCGTTTCGGCCTGCTGTTCGGCCGTGGCAATCTCAATGGCGCGAATCAGGCGGGCGCGCTCGGTCAGGTCGGTCTGATTGTGCAGCTGCGGCCGCAGAGAGCGCAAGTGTTGGCGCAGCTGAGCCAGGTCGAGGACATCGAGTTGGCGCCGCAGTTCGGTATCGGGTGGAGCTTCGGTCAGCTGGTAACCCTGAACGATAGCCGAAAGATACAGGCCGCTGCCGCCGCACAGAATCGGCCAGCGGCCGCGCCGGCGGATGTCGGCGATGACCGGCCGCGCCCGCTGGACATAATCGAACAGGCTGAACGGCTCGGTGGGTTCCACCAGGTCGATGAGGTGGTAGGGAATGCTGCCGTATTCGGCCAGATCCTTGCCGCTACCGAGATCCATGCCGCGAAAAACCTGGCGCGAATCGGCTGAAACGATTTCACCGTCAAGGGCTTCGGCCAGTTGCACGGCCAGGCGCGTCTTGCCCGAGGCGGTGGCGCCGAGCAGCACCA includes these proteins:
- the miaA gene encoding tRNA (adenosine(37)-N6)-dimethylallyltransferase MiaA — translated: MTTPAPHDLSLPPYDLLVLLGATASGKTRLAVQLAEALDGEIVSADSRQVFRGMDLGSGKDLAEYGSIPYHLIDLVEPTEPFSLFDYVQRARPVIADIRRRGRWPILCGGSGLYLSAIVQGYQLTEAPPDTELRRQLDVLDLAQLRQHLRSLRPQLHNQTDLTERARLIRAIEIATAEQQAETLPVEPPHALVFGLRWPRPLLRQRIAQRLHQRLADGLIDEVAQLQRQGVSWQTLEFYGLEYRFVARHLQGQLDFAELCQQLSQAIGQFAKRQETWFRRMERQGLVIHWLDGQADPFGQLRQKLRSLALITTGPRP